The DNA segment tatatatatatgcattatatatatattatatatgtaaatacatatatatatacatatatatatatatatatatatatatatatatatatatatatatatatataatatatatatatacaaatgaatacacatatatatcgatatatatatatatatatatatatatatatatatatatatacatatatacatatatacatatatacatatatatatatatatatatatatatatatatatatatatatatggtaattttctatattacgtccgcataaccgatatcgacgattttggtatcgttggattcctctcactctatgcaatacaaatatgtaggttttattgcgcggaaaccccccgttagcgacaaacttggccccgatagcaggggagggcatgagggcattttttattgtatagagtgagaggaatccaacgataccaaaatcgtcgacatcggttatgcggacgtaatatagaaaattaccatatatatatatatatatatatatatatatatatatatatatatatatttatatatatttatatatatacacacacacacacacacacacacacacacacacacatatatatatatatatatatatatatatatatatatatatatatatatatatatacatacatacatacacacacacatatacacatgtacgtattgtACGtctgcatgtatgaatacatatacatatgcacatatgcgtgtatgcatagatatatgtatccatacacgtTACAGAACGCTCAAATATGCATATACTGGCATTTACCTTCGACATAGTAGTTCTTAGTAGAAACTGTAATGCACCGTCCTGGCATACTGATTGGGGATCTGTGGCTCTGTTTATTTCCGAAATAGATACTTTAaattgaaacgtatccatgttgacaaatgtagaaaaggtatgaatgagactggatatctacatatcttgtattgtgaagatatccagtctcattcataccttttctatatatacttTAAATTCACAATGCAACTCAAAACTCGAAATTAAAAGCTAGTCGCAGAAAACAAGCTAGCCAAAAAACGTATATGTATTAATTGTGAACTTTCACCTTTCCCGGAATGTTAATCATTATTTTGTACGATCCCCGTTGAGGCTCTTCGTGCGACACTCCACTTCGCGGCCGCTGTGTCCTTCTTTCTCTGCACTGTTGAAAATGTTACTCTCGCTAGtgcgtgttctctctctcccttagtttatccatcgctctctttctctctctcttctttctattgctctctttctctttctttcttactttctttcttcctttctttctttctctctctctctctctctcttctttctattgctctctctctctctctctctctctctctctctctctctctctctctctctctctctctctctctctctctctcttctttctattgctctctctctctttctctctccttttttctctgcaCTGTTGAAAATGTTACTCTCGCTAGtgcgtgttctctctctcccttagtttATCCAtcgctttctttctatctttcttctttctattgctctctctctctctctccctctctctctctctctccctctctctctctctctctctctctctctctctctctctctctctctctctctctctctctctctctctctctctctctctctctctttctctccctctcccccgatctccccttctctctctctctctctctctctctctctctctctctctctctctctctctctctctctctctctatatatatatatatatatatatatatatatatatatatatatatatatgtacatatgtattcacacacacacacacacacacacaggcatatatatatgtatatatatatatatatatatatatatatatatatatatatatatatatatatatatatatacatatatatatatgtgtgtatatatatatatgtatatatatatatatatatatatatatatatatatatgcgtatacatatacataaatatatatatatatatatatatatatatatatatatacatgtatatatgtatatatatgtatatatgtatatatgtatacattatatatatatatatatatatatatatatatatatatatatatatatatatatatatatgcacaaacacacaaatatatatttatacatatatatatatatatatatatatatatatatatatatatatgtgtgtgtgtgtgtgtgtgtgtgtgtgtgtgtgtgtgtgtgtgtgtgtgtgtgtgtgtgcgtgtgtaaatatatacatatgcttatatgtatatatgtatatttatatgtgtatatgtgtatatatatatacatatatatataaaaatacagatcacacacacacacacacacacacacacacacacacacacacacacacacacacacacacacacacacacacacacacacacacacacacacacacacatacacacacacacacacacacacacaaacacacacacacacacacacacatatatatatatatatatatatatatatatatatatatttatttatttatttatttatttattataatatttccctAGTATTTCCAGCATCAGTAGAGCCTCCGCCATCCCCTTAGCTACATGCAGCCCTGACACACAGCATTCACCTTGAGGACAAAGGGCCCCGTCGTCTCCCGTCCCAAGGAGTCAAGAAGCACACGCCCTGTACCTCCAGCATTTGCACGATGGGCGAGGGTATAACTGTTCACGAGTTAGTGGCTCGACCTAAAGGCTGACTTTCGGCGTAAACGGTTCCATCAAGGTCATGTGAGGCCTTAGTGACCACTGGCAAGCTTTTAATGCGCACCTGAGGCAGGGTCACGCCCCGACGGAACCACTTAACACGGTGGAACGCATTTGTATGTTGTGTTTATTACGATCATGCTGTCCATATATGATATCCGGGTTTGGCCTGAGCGGATGCAATGCGGTTCAACCTAAAACTGCAATGTACAATACCGCACAAGATACTGCGATTTAGTGGCTGTACACATGTTACCCTTGACttcataaatgcaataataaaaacatacaatgTTTTTCTCtactaaatatttaaaaaaatatttgtttaaatAGCAGCACGTACAATTATGAATCTAATACCTAAAATCAAGGACTTCAAGGACCAATACTGCAAATACCTTTGTTTCCTCCTTGTTGACACATATGCACGCTGCTCTCCGGATGTAGCCTTCATCATCGGTGAGACGCCGTCTAGGGCAGCACACGGACCCTCCAATTTTGTTCTTCGCCCCCGCGCATCCCCGGGGTCCTCCGCTCTTGGCAAAGTGCTTGCAGTTCCTGGTGTGGTCGTCCTGAAGGGTTGAATTTCCGTTCGTGACAGAGCTGACACAAGGGTTTGCCATCGGTGTGGCAGTCGCACTTTTGCTGCACAGTTTGGTTAGTTCTCCTGCCTGTGACGAAACGGTGGTGGTAactgtggtggtgttgggggtatGGAAAGAAGCTGATATTTCACTCCGGCTGAGGGTAGCGGCGGATTcagggggaaggaatgagagttTCCGTGGCTGAACGATGTCCTCAATGGTACTGACGGCGAGGTTGCCGGAAGTAGTCTGGGCATGCATTCTCGGAACTAAGactggacagggggagggggacttgcAAGGAAGGGTGTCCCTCTCTTTGACCACTAAAGGGTTATGGACACGAAGCGGCGACACAAACGTGCGAGGCGGAATGAGCGATGTTGGAGTCAAGTAAGCGCTGTTAGTAGTAGCTGTCTtatgagatgggagagggaacgaggacAGGAGTGGCGTCGAATAATATGTACTCTGAATGACACCTGGAATCAGTTCGACTGAATGTCTCAAAGAGTCCAGCACATAAGCGGAAGGTAGTTGGGGAGGGCTATGTAGGCGAAGACAGAGGTCTTGCAGCTTAGGCCTCCATCGATGCTGCCAGTCCAATGCAACAGCAGACATCTGGGCAGGCTATCATTCCTTTAAGGCTTGGCTTTGATACAGCTTAACGCTGGCTTTTTACAAGTCCTTTTCTCGTAGAGGAAGTTCAGAGGTCACTGTCTCgtcatcatattatttttataatatgcaCATGTAAAATCACCGTCAAGTACGTTTATTTTTGACTAATAAAACACAATCACATAATTTAATGTTCTTTAACTAAGATGGGTCTAATTtccaataataagagaaaatactTGTAACACCATCAATGTTCATGTTACTAATATCCATTCAGACACGAGCAATATGTGTCCTGAATACGTCAGTTCAGCGTTATTTCAGAAACATCATATTCAGCATAAACGTTTACTCGGTGGTCTCACGATACCCACCTCTCCGGTACTCGCATGGACTATCAGATCTTTACGAGAACACAAGGCTAACTAACTTGGGTGCGCTGTGTCTCAGCTGCCAACCTTGATTTTGCTTCCTAGGTTGTGACGTCGTGGTCGACACACACCAATGACGGCTGGTCGACACACACGTTTCTATCAGCTGGAACTGTAAACACTAAATTCCAAGTCTATCGTAATATgtcaaaaaattacaaaaataaaattaatgtgCTACTATAAGAGTATGCATGAATtgatatatgatatgtttattaatagaaagagaatatatgTCCTAGAAAATTAATTGGGCGAAGTTTTTAAAAACGATTGTACGTGTACATGAAATGAGCTCGACGCTGATTGGCCAGCGAGATCGCCATATTCACCAGAGAATGCTAGGAAAGTTCCGAGCTCCTCGACGGTCTTGAGGTTTTAATTTGAACTCTTAGGTACGTTCTGGTCTCTTAGTATGCTCTACTCTGTGAATCTGAGGCGCAGCATAATATAGTGAAACGCGTGCGTCGAAAAATCCCCATGAATTCAGAGAACAACACATGTAGGTGGCAACGATGTCGTCATCACACTAGTAACGTTGGTAGTATTCGCAAAACATTGACTGCCAACACCCATGCTGTTCTAGATCATTTCTTTGTCTTTGATAACCTGTTCTCGGTCTTTTTCTTGGTAAGTGTTAATGTTGTAGGTTCATTTCACTTCATACcattaaataaaatggaaatttgAGAGAACAGTCACCTGCTGGAAGAATCTTTCACGTCATGTCATTTGTGGTGTATATTTGTACAGCTTGGTTAATAGTTGACACATACACTTCCTGTATTATCTCTAATGGAACTATTGCATGACCTGCTGAATGTGATAGGCATTTGTTTTAATAGGACTTGTCAAACTAATAGTTTCAGAAGTAGTAATGTTTGATAGTTGTCATGTGACCTTGTCTCTTGTATTT comes from the Penaeus vannamei isolate JL-2024 chromosome 8, ASM4276789v1, whole genome shotgun sequence genome and includes:
- the LOC113813443 gene encoding uncharacterized protein; translation: MSAVALDWQHRWRPKLQDLCLRLHSPPQLPSAYVLDSLRHSVELIPGVIQSTYYSTPLLSSFPLPSHKTATTNSAYLTPTSLIPPRTFVSPLRVHNPLVVKERDTLPCKSPSPCPVLVPRMHAQTTSGNLAVSTIEDIVQPRKLSFLPPESAATLSRSEISASFHTPNTTTVTTTVSSQAGELTKLCSKSATATPMANPCVSSVTNGNSTLQDDHTRNCKHFAKSGGPRGCAGAKNKIGGSVCCPRRRLTDDEGYIRRAACICVNKEETKVLLVSSKKDPCVWLVPGGGLEAGEEPTTAAKREAWEEAGIQGHIARYLGLFESYHHTGAKKHRTAVYIFVVTEEHADFPEARLGRRRQWFSMEDALLHLSHHRPLQSAYLQLMMMSRLKVAAAS